From a single Peromyscus maniculatus bairdii isolate BWxNUB_F1_BW_parent chromosome 4, HU_Pman_BW_mat_3.1, whole genome shotgun sequence genomic region:
- the Chgb gene encoding secretogranin-1 — protein sequence MQTAVLLSLLGAAALAAVGSAPVDNRDRNEEMVTRCIIEVLSSALSKSSVPTVTPECRQVLKKSGKEVKGEEKGENENTKFEVRLLRDPADASVAHWSPSREETGAPVEDSQGRTKVDNEKWTEGEEHSREGVDKPQESVHPSNQQPSKEAKRRHSEESEGDEREEEGGKNYPEGEHREDAGEEKHLDALGETQSTFSNKRSDTVAQKKEEPAARADAHSMGLHAKTHSREQGSQESGEEAGRQEKQPQELSNHDRSEEESEEEEEEDTASEVAKRRPRHHHGRSRPNNKSPQEGHPVSEGRRRAPEEESEEADVATASLGEKRGHHPTHYRASEEEPEYGEEMRSYPGFQAPERLQGPQYGGRGSEEDRAPRPESEESQEKEYKRSHPNSELESMANGHSEETEEERVYEEAKGQQHRGRGGEPGAYPALDTREEKRLLGKGHYPVQEGPMDTAKRYPQSKWQEREKNYLTYDEEGDQGKWWQQEELLDPEEGREEVRFPDRQYAPYPTTEKRKRLGVLFNPYFDPLQWKNSGFEKRDNPEGNFLEGEGEDGNELTLTEKNFFPEYNYDWWEKRPFSEDVNWGYEKRSFARAPQLDLKRQYDGVAELDQLLHYRKKAAEFPDFYDSEEQTGPHQEAEAAKGRADQRVLTEEEKKELENLAAMDLELQKIAEKFSQRG from the exons ATGCAGACCGCCGtgctcctcagcctcctgggcgCTGCAGCTCTGGCCG ctGTCGGCTCAGCTCCAGTGGATAACAGGGATCGCAATGAAGAAATG GTGACTCGCTGCATTATTGAAGTCCTCTCAAGTGCCCTGTCCAAGTCCAGTGTTCCAACTGTCACCCCCGAGTGCCGGCAAGTCCTGAAGAAGA GTGGGAAAGAGGTCAAAGGTGAAGAAAAGGGTGAAAATGAGAACACAAAGTTTGAAGTACGGTTGCTAAGAGACCCAGCTGATGCCTCCGTAGCCCACTGGTCTCCCAGcagggaggaaacaggagctcCAGTAGAAGACTCTCAAGGCCGGACAAAGGTAGACAATGAGAAGTGGACAGAAGGAGAAGAACACAGCCGAGAGGGAGTGGACAAACCCCAGGAGAGCGTCCATCCCTCCAACCAACAACCGTCCAAAGAAGCAAAGAGACGCCATTCGGAAGAGAGTGAGGGAGacgaaagggaggaagaaggcgGCAAGAATTACCCAGAAGGGGAGCACAGGGAAGATGCTGGCGAAGAGAAACACCTTGACGCTCTGGGGGAGACACAGAGCACCTTCTCCAACAAAAGAAGCGACACTGTGGCTCAGAAAAAGGAGGAGCCCGCGGCCAGAGCAGATGCTCACTCAATGGGGCTCCATGCGAAGACGCACAGCAGGGAGCAAGGCAGCCAGGAGagtggagaggaggcagggaggcaggagaaacaaCCCCAGGAGCTCAGCAACCACGACCGGAGCGAAGAAGAAtccgaggaagaggaggaggaggacacggCCTCTGAAGTCGCCAAACGACGGCCCAGGCACCACCACGGAAGAAGCCGCCCCAACAACAAGTCCCCTCAAGAAGGGCATCCTGTATCAGAGGGGAGGAGACGTGCCCCTGAGGAGGAGTCGGAGGAGGCAGATGTGGCCACAGCCAGTTTAGGGGAAAAGAGGGGCCACCATCCAACCCACTACAGGGCTTCAGAGGAAGAACCCGAATATGGGGAAGAAATGAGAAGCTATCCAGGGTTCCAGGCACCCGAGCGCCTTCAGGGACCACAGTATGGGGGCAGGGGAAGTGAAGAGGACAGAGCTCCAAGGCCTGAGAGTGAGGAGAGCCAGGAGAAGGAGTACAAGAGAAGCCACCCCAACTCTGAACTTGAAAGCATGGCCAACGGACACagtgaagaaacagaggaagagagggtCTATGAGGAGGCAAAGGGACAGCAACACAGAGGCAGGGGAGGTGAGCCAGGTGCCTATCCTGCTCTTGAcaccagagaagagaaaaggctcCTGGGTAAAGGGCATTACCCTGTTCAAGAAGGCCCGATGGATACGGCAAAAAGGTATCCACAAAGCAAATGGCAAGAACGGGAGAAAAACTACCTCACCTATGACGAGGAAGGGGACCAAGGCAAATGGTGGCAACAGGAAGAGCTGCTAGACCCagaagaaggcagggaggaagtGAGGTTTCCCGACAGACAGTATGCACCCTACCCCACCACCGAGAAGAGGAAGAGGTTAGGGGTGCTCTTCAACCCCTACTTTGACCCTCTCCAGTGGAAGAACAGCGGTTTTGAGAAAAGAGACAACCCAGAAGGCAATTTTCTCGAGGGAGAAGGTGAAGATGGAAATGAGTTGACCTTGACTGAGAAGAATTTCTTCCCCGAGTACAACTACGACTGGTGGGAGAAAAGGCCCTTCTCCGAGGATGTCAATTGGGGATACGAGAAGAGAAGCTTTGCCAGGGCCCCTCAGCTGGACTTGAAAAGGCAGTATGATGGAGTGGCCGAGCTGGACCAGCTCCTTCACTACCGGAAGAAGGCGGCTGAATTTCCTGACTTCTATGACTCCGAGGAGCAGACGGGGCCtcaccaggaggcagaagctgcaaAGGGCAGGGCTGATCAGAGAGTTCTGACCGAGGAAGAG aaaaaGGAACTGGAGAACTTGGCTGCCATGGATCTGGAGCTGCAGAAGATAGCGGAAAAGTTCAGCCAGCGAGGCTGA
- the Trmt6 gene encoding tRNA (adenine(58)-N(1))-methyltransferase non-catalytic subunit TRM6 isoform X1: MEASAEQPPPQPPHPHPGDHCIHDGDFVVLKREDVFKAVQVQRRKKVTFEKQWFYLDNAIGHSYGSTFEVSNGGSLQLKKKKEEPASETKEAGTDNRNIVDDGKSQKLTQDDIKALKDKGIKGEEIVQQLIENSTTFRDKTEFAQDKYIKKKKKKYEAIVTILKPSTRILSIMYYAREPGKINHMRYDTLAQMLTLGNIRAGNKMIVMETCSGLVLGAMMERMGGFGSIIQLYPGDGPVRAATACFGFPKSFLHGLYEFPLNKVNSLLNGTFSAEMLSSEPKASTPVEESNGEHGEKQISEQADEDCMAEGPENNPEEQRAMEIVPQDPENKEPKDKGSKRDYIQEKQRRQEEQKKRHLEAAALLGERNADGLIVASRFHPTPLLLSLLDFVAPSRPFVVYCQYKEPLLECYTKLRERGGVINLRLSETWLRNYQVLPDRSHPKLLMSGGGGYLLSGFTVVSDSLRADPSLKSCASTFDSNEAEEPAAKKQKCVGSGS; the protein is encoded by the exons ATGGAGGCATCAGCGGAGCAGCCGCCCCCACAGCCCCCGCATCCGCATCCCGGGGACCACTGCATCCATGACGGCGACTTCGTGGTGCTGAAGCGGGAAGATGTGTTCAAAGCCGTGCAAGTCCAGCGGAGAAA AAAAGTAACTTTTGAAAAACAGTGGTTCTACCTGGATAATGCCATTGGCCATAGTTATGGGTCAACATTTGAAGTGAGCAATGGAGGAAGTCTTCAGctcaagaagaagaaggaagagcctGCTTCAG AGACTAAAGAAGCGGGCACTGATAATCGAAATATAGTTGATGATGGAAAGTCCCAGAAACTTACTCAAGATGATATAAAAGCTCTGAAAGACAAGGGCATTAAAGGAGAG GAAATAGTTCAGCAGCTAATTGAAAATAGTACAACATTCCGAGACAAAACAGAATTTGCCCaagataaatatattaaaaagaagaagaaaaa ATATGAAGCCATTGTTACTATTCTGAAGCCATCTACCCGTATTCTTTCAATTATGTATTATGCAAGAGAACCTGGAAAAATTAA CCACATGAGATATGATACACTAGCCCAGATGTTGACATTGGGAAATATCCGTGCTGGCAATAAGATGATTGTCATGGAAACTTGTTCAGGCTTGGTGCTAGGTGCCATGATGGAGCGAATGGGAG GTTTTGGCTCCATTATTCAGCTGTACCCTGGAGATGGACCTGTACGGGCAGCAACAGCTTGTTTTGGATTTCCCAAGTCTTTCCTCCATGGTCTTTATGAATTCCCCCTCAACAAAGTAAACAGTCTTCTAAATGGAACATTTTCTGCTGAGATGCTGTCCTCAGAGCCTAAGGCCAGCACTCCGGTCGAAGAAAGTAATGGTGAACATGGGGAAAAACAGATATCTGAACAAGCCGATGAGGACTGCATGGCAGAAGGCCCAGAAAACAACCCAGAGGAACAGAGAGCAATGGAAATTGTTCCCCAGGACCCAGAGAATAAGGAGCCTAAAGACAAAGGAAGCAAAAGAGATTAT ATTCAGGAAAAGCAAAGACGACAAGAGGAGCAGAAGAAAAGACATTTAGAGGCGGCTGCTCTGCTGGGAGAAAGAAATGCAGATGG TTTGATCGTGGCCAGTCGTTTCCAccccactccactgctgctgtctTTGCTAGACTTTGTGGCCCCATCAAGGCCGTTTGTGGTCTACTGTCAGTATAAAGAG CCTTTGTTGGAATGCTACACAAAACTTCGGGAGAGGGGAGGGGTCATCAACCTGAGACTGTCTGAAACCTGGCTTAGGAATTACCAG GTTTTGCCAGATCGGAGTCATCCCAAATTGCTGATGAGTGGAGGTGGAGGATACCTTCTCTCAGGCTTCACTGTTGTCTCGGACAGCCTGCGAGCAGACCCCAGCCTCAAGTCTTGTGCAAGCACTTTTGACTCAAACGAGGCTGAGGAGCCAGCAGCTAAAAAACAGAAATGCGTGGGATCTGGTTCTTAA
- the Trmt6 gene encoding tRNA (adenine(58)-N(1))-methyltransferase non-catalytic subunit TRM6 isoform X3, translated as MRYDTLAQMLTLGNIRAGNKMIVMETCSGLVLGAMMERMGGFGSIIQLYPGDGPVRAATACFGFPKSFLHGLYEFPLNKVNSLLNGTFSAEMLSSEPKASTPVEESNGEHGEKQISEQADEDCMAEGPENNPEEQRAMEIVPQDPENKEPKDKGSKRDYIQEKQRRQEEQKKRHLEAAALLGERNADGLIVASRFHPTPLLLSLLDFVAPSRPFVVYCQYKEPLLECYTKLRERGGVINLRLSETWLRNYQVLPDRSHPKLLMSGGGGYLLSGFTVVSDSLRADPSLKSCASTFDSNEAEEPAAKKQKCVGSGS; from the exons ATGAGATATGATACACTAGCCCAGATGTTGACATTGGGAAATATCCGTGCTGGCAATAAGATGATTGTCATGGAAACTTGTTCAGGCTTGGTGCTAGGTGCCATGATGGAGCGAATGGGAG GTTTTGGCTCCATTATTCAGCTGTACCCTGGAGATGGACCTGTACGGGCAGCAACAGCTTGTTTTGGATTTCCCAAGTCTTTCCTCCATGGTCTTTATGAATTCCCCCTCAACAAAGTAAACAGTCTTCTAAATGGAACATTTTCTGCTGAGATGCTGTCCTCAGAGCCTAAGGCCAGCACTCCGGTCGAAGAAAGTAATGGTGAACATGGGGAAAAACAGATATCTGAACAAGCCGATGAGGACTGCATGGCAGAAGGCCCAGAAAACAACCCAGAGGAACAGAGAGCAATGGAAATTGTTCCCCAGGACCCAGAGAATAAGGAGCCTAAAGACAAAGGAAGCAAAAGAGATTAT ATTCAGGAAAAGCAAAGACGACAAGAGGAGCAGAAGAAAAGACATTTAGAGGCGGCTGCTCTGCTGGGAGAAAGAAATGCAGATGG TTTGATCGTGGCCAGTCGTTTCCAccccactccactgctgctgtctTTGCTAGACTTTGTGGCCCCATCAAGGCCGTTTGTGGTCTACTGTCAGTATAAAGAG CCTTTGTTGGAATGCTACACAAAACTTCGGGAGAGGGGAGGGGTCATCAACCTGAGACTGTCTGAAACCTGGCTTAGGAATTACCAG GTTTTGCCAGATCGGAGTCATCCCAAATTGCTGATGAGTGGAGGTGGAGGATACCTTCTCTCAGGCTTCACTGTTGTCTCGGACAGCCTGCGAGCAGACCCCAGCCTCAAGTCTTGTGCAAGCACTTTTGACTCAAACGAGGCTGAGGAGCCAGCAGCTAAAAAACAGAAATGCGTGGGATCTGGTTCTTAA
- the Trmt6 gene encoding tRNA (adenine(58)-N(1))-methyltransferase non-catalytic subunit TRM6 isoform X2 — translation MEEVFSSRRRRKSLLQEIVQQLIENSTTFRDKTEFAQDKYIKKKKKKYEAIVTILKPSTRILSIMYYAREPGKINHMRYDTLAQMLTLGNIRAGNKMIVMETCSGLVLGAMMERMGGFGSIIQLYPGDGPVRAATACFGFPKSFLHGLYEFPLNKVNSLLNGTFSAEMLSSEPKASTPVEESNGEHGEKQISEQADEDCMAEGPENNPEEQRAMEIVPQDPENKEPKDKGSKRDYIQEKQRRQEEQKKRHLEAAALLGERNADGLIVASRFHPTPLLLSLLDFVAPSRPFVVYCQYKEPLLECYTKLRERGGVINLRLSETWLRNYQVLPDRSHPKLLMSGGGGYLLSGFTVVSDSLRADPSLKSCASTFDSNEAEEPAAKKQKCVGSGS, via the exons ATGGAGGAAGTCTTCAGctcaagaagaagaaggaagagcctGCTTCAG GAAATAGTTCAGCAGCTAATTGAAAATAGTACAACATTCCGAGACAAAACAGAATTTGCCCaagataaatatattaaaaagaagaagaaaaa ATATGAAGCCATTGTTACTATTCTGAAGCCATCTACCCGTATTCTTTCAATTATGTATTATGCAAGAGAACCTGGAAAAATTAA CCACATGAGATATGATACACTAGCCCAGATGTTGACATTGGGAAATATCCGTGCTGGCAATAAGATGATTGTCATGGAAACTTGTTCAGGCTTGGTGCTAGGTGCCATGATGGAGCGAATGGGAG GTTTTGGCTCCATTATTCAGCTGTACCCTGGAGATGGACCTGTACGGGCAGCAACAGCTTGTTTTGGATTTCCCAAGTCTTTCCTCCATGGTCTTTATGAATTCCCCCTCAACAAAGTAAACAGTCTTCTAAATGGAACATTTTCTGCTGAGATGCTGTCCTCAGAGCCTAAGGCCAGCACTCCGGTCGAAGAAAGTAATGGTGAACATGGGGAAAAACAGATATCTGAACAAGCCGATGAGGACTGCATGGCAGAAGGCCCAGAAAACAACCCAGAGGAACAGAGAGCAATGGAAATTGTTCCCCAGGACCCAGAGAATAAGGAGCCTAAAGACAAAGGAAGCAAAAGAGATTAT ATTCAGGAAAAGCAAAGACGACAAGAGGAGCAGAAGAAAAGACATTTAGAGGCGGCTGCTCTGCTGGGAGAAAGAAATGCAGATGG TTTGATCGTGGCCAGTCGTTTCCAccccactccactgctgctgtctTTGCTAGACTTTGTGGCCCCATCAAGGCCGTTTGTGGTCTACTGTCAGTATAAAGAG CCTTTGTTGGAATGCTACACAAAACTTCGGGAGAGGGGAGGGGTCATCAACCTGAGACTGTCTGAAACCTGGCTTAGGAATTACCAG GTTTTGCCAGATCGGAGTCATCCCAAATTGCTGATGAGTGGAGGTGGAGGATACCTTCTCTCAGGCTTCACTGTTGTCTCGGACAGCCTGCGAGCAGACCCCAGCCTCAAGTCTTGTGCAAGCACTTTTGACTCAAACGAGGCTGAGGAGCCAGCAGCTAAAAAACAGAAATGCGTGGGATCTGGTTCTTAA